In Mus caroli chromosome 9, CAROLI_EIJ_v1.1, whole genome shotgun sequence, a single window of DNA contains:
- the Tgm4 gene encoding protein-glutamine gamma-glutamyltransferase 4 produces MDSRNVLIIYAVNMERMLNSAAHHTAQYQTKKLVLRRGQIFTLKVIVNRPLQPQDELKVTFTSGQRYPPYMVELDPMTSYRSKGWQVKIAKQSGIEVILNVISAADAVVGKYKMRVNEYKAGLFYLLFNPWCSDDSVFMASEEERAEYILNDTGYMYMGFAKQIKEKPWTFGQFEKHILSCCFNLLFQLENNEMQNPVLVSRAICTMMCAANGGVLMGNWTGDYANGTAPYVWTSSVPILQQHYITRMPVRYGQCWVFSGILTTALRAVGIPARSVTNFESAHDTEKNLTVDIYLDESGKTIPHLTKDSVWNFHVWTDAWMKRQDLPQGYDGWQVLDSTPQEISDGGFRTGPSPLTAIRQGLVQMKYDTTFVFTEVNGDKFIWLVRQNQEREKNILIAVETASIGKNISTKMVGENRREDITLQYKFPEGSPEERKVMARASGKPSDDKLNSRTLNNSLQISVLQNSLELGAPIYLTITLKRKTATPQNVNISCSLNLQTYTGNKKTNLGVIQKTVQIHGQESRVFLTMDASYYINKLGMVDDEMVIGGFIIAEIVDSGERVATDTTLCFLYSAFSVEVPSTGKVKQPLIITCKFTNTLPIPLTNIKFSVESLGLNNMKSWEQETVPPGKTITFQMECTPVKTGPQKFIVKFISRQVKEVHAEKVVLISK; encoded by the exons ATGGACTCCAGGAATG TGCTTATCATTTATGCTGTGAATATGGAGAGAATGCTGAATTCTGCTGCTCACCACACGGCCCAGTACCAGACCAAGAAGCTCGTGCTGAGGCGTGGACAGATATTCACTCTGAAGGTGATAGTGAACCGACCTCTCCAACCTCAGGACGAACTGAAGGTGACATTCACTTCCG GACAGAGATACCCACCCTACATGGTGGAGCTTGATCCGATGACATCCTACCGTTCTAAGGGATGGCAGGTGAAAATTGCCAAACAGTCTGGCATAGAG GTTATTCTGAATGTCATCAGTGCTGCTGACGCCGTAGTGGGAAAGTACAAGATGAGGGTGAACGAGTATAAAGCTGGACTATTCTACCTTCTCTTCAATCCGTGGTGCTCAG ACGACAGTGTCTTCATGGCTAGTGAGGAAGAACGAGCAGAGTACATCCTTAATGACACTGGATACATGTACATGGGTTTCGCCAAACAAATTAAAGAGAAGCCCTGGACCTTTGGTCAG TTTGAGAAGCACATCCTGAGCTGCTGCTTCAACTTGTTGTTCCAGTTGGAGAACAATGAGATGCAGAACCCAGTGCTTGTGTCCAGGGCCATCTGTACTATG ATGTGTGCTGCGAACGGCGGAGTGCTGATGGGGAACTGGACAGGAGACTATGCCAATGGCACGGCCCCATATGTGTGGACCAGCAGTGTACCCATCCTGCAGCAGCATTACATCACCAGGATGCCTGTACGCTACGGCCAGTGCTGGGTTTTCTCTGGAATCCTGACCACAG CACTGAGAGCAGTGGGCATCCCAGCTCGAAGCGTGACTAACTTTGAGTCAGCCCATGATACAGAAAAGAACCTCACAGTAGACATCTACCTGGATGAATCGGGCAAGACAATTCCACATCTGACCAAAGACTCTGTCTG GAATTTCCACGTGTGGACAGATGCCTGGATGAAAAGGCAGGATCTACCTCAGGGCTATGATGGCTGGCAGGTCCTGGATTCTACACCCCAGGAAATCAGTGACG GAGGCTTTCGCACTGGGCCTTCACCACTGACTGCTATTCGCCAGGGATTGGTCCAGATGAAGTATGACACCACATTTGTGTTCACGGAGGTCAATGGTGACAAGTTTATCTGGTTGGTGAGGCAGAAccaggaaagggagaagaataTCCTCATCGCTGTGGAGACCGCCAGCATCGGCAAGAACATCAGCACCAAGATGGTGGGCGAGAACAGGCGTGAAGATATTACCTTGCAATACAAGTTCCCAGAAG GCAGCCCAGAGGAGAGGAAGGTCATGGCGAGGGCTTCTGGTAAACCTTCTGATGACAAGCTCAACTCTCGGACGCTGAACAACTCTCTTCAGATATCTGTCCTCCAGAACTCGTTGGAGTTAGGAGCTCCCATCTATTTGACCataactttgaaaagaaaaactgcCACCCCACAGAATGTCAACATTTCCTGCTCCCTCAACCTGCAGACATACACAGGCAACAAGAAGACAAACCTGGGAGTCATCCAGAAGACTGTGCAGATCCACGGCCAAG AATCAAGGGTCTTTCTCACCATGGATGCCAGCTACTACATCaataaactgggcatggttgATGATGAGATGGTCATTGGAGGGTTCATCATTGCAGAAATTGTGGATTCTGGTGAAAGGGTGGCCACTGATACAACCCTGTGTTTCCTGTACTCTGCCTTCTCTGTAGAG GTGCCGAGCACAGGCAAGGTCAAGCAGCCTCTCATCATCACCTGCAAATTCACGAACACCCTGCCCATCCCTTTGACTAACATCAAGTTCTCAGTGGAAAGCCTGGGCCTCAATAACATGAAATCCTGGGAACAAGA GACAGTGCCACCTGGAAAGACCATCACTTTCCAAATGGAATGCACCCCAGTGAAAACTGGACCCCAGAAATTCATTGTCAAGTTTATTTCCAGACAAGTGAAAGAGGTTCATGCCGAGAAGGTCGTTCTCATCAGCAAGTAG